Proteins from a single region of Rhipicephalus sanguineus isolate Rsan-2018 chromosome 5, BIME_Rsan_1.4, whole genome shotgun sequence:
- the LOC125758665 gene encoding uncharacterized protein LOC125758665: protein MGAAVRFDRESKSEEIQGSLRCSDGMSEIVMAMAPLADIDEQTGSEANGERDRASASECFRPERKHLECTIIDAFHDVLDLACLVQSQVDELAEEEHIFYVACESLIFSLYAATQALLSTKPTHSRTAKDLLLPPPPTVENSAVAYIAGFIAKAVEERRTCNACPGLHTSGPSRSTVIGLISQQTRGALVFPKPEFVAVLVNVKKAVDIALPHIGKEDVCKRLTALISPDLLSCPLFGCPEREDHSSVTCSIVANKFIRPLLSNVATNITDRVPYRKKLINKPLSREVLRV from the exons ATGGGAGCGGCCGTGCGGTTTGACAGAGAATCCAAAAGCGAAGAGATCCAAGGGTCTTTGCGTTGCTCGGATGGCATGTCAGAAATAGTGATGGCCATGGCACCACTCGCGGATATAGACGAGCAGACAGGCTCAGAAGCCAACGGCGAGCGGGATAGGGCATCGGCGTCGGAATGCTTCCGGCCAGAACG CAAGCATCTGGAATGCACCatcatcgatgcctttcatgatgtgcttgaTCTTGCTTGCCTCGTCCAGAGTCAAGTTGACGAGCTTGCAGAGGAAGAGCACATCTTCTATGTAGCTTGTGAAAGTCTCATCTTTTCTCTGTACGCggccacgcaagcgctgctcaGCACGAAGCCGACGCACAGCAGGACGGCCAAAGACCTCT tgctaccACCACCCCCTACCGTAGAAAATTCCGCAGTAGCATACATTGCCGGTTTTATTGCAAAGGCTGTCGAGGAACGCCGGACATGCAACGCCTGCCCAGGCCTACATACATCAGGACCGTCTAGATCAACTGTGATAGGACTCATTAGTCAGCAGACAAGAGGTGCTTTAGTGTTCCCGAAGCCCGAGTTTGTAGCTGTCTTGGTTAACGTGAAAAAGGCCGTTGACATCGCACTGCCACACATTGGCAAGGAAGATGTGTGCAAAAGGTTGACAGCTCTTATTTCTCCCGACTTACTGAGCTGTCCTCTTTTTGGTTGCCCGGAAAGAGAAGATCATTCATCGGTGACTTGCTCAATAGTTGCCAACAAATTCATAAGGCCCCTATTGTCAAATGTTGCCACAAACATTACAGACAGAGTGCCTTACCGTAAAAAACTAATAAATAAGCCGCTAAGCCGCGAAGTATTGCGCGTTTGA